From Pan paniscus chromosome 9, NHGRI_mPanPan1-v2.0_pri, whole genome shotgun sequence, the proteins below share one genomic window:
- the SNX32 gene encoding sorting nexin-32 isoform X1 has protein sequence METYAEAGKEGKPSCASVDLQGDSSLQVEISDAVSERDKVKFTVQTKSCLPDFAQTEFSVVRQHEEFIWLHDAYVENEEYAGLIIPPAPPRPDFEASREKLQKLGEGDSSVTREEFAKMKQELEAEYLAIFKKTVAMHEVFLQRLAAHPTLRRDHNFFVFLEYGQDLSVRGKNRKELLGGFLRNIVKSADEALITGMSGLKEVDDFFEHERTFLLEYHTRIRDACLRADRVMRAHKCLADDYIPISAALSSLGTQEVNQLRTSFLKLAELFERLRKLEGRVASDEDLKLSDMLRYYMRDSQAAKDLLYRRLRALADYENANKALDKARTRNREVRPAESHQQLCCQRFERLSDSAKQELMDFKSRRVSSFRKNLIELAELELKHAKASTLILRNTLVALKGEP, from the exons CCTTCCTGTGCATCGGTGGATCTGCAGGGAGACAGCTCCttacaggtggagatttctgACGCAGTGAGTGAGCGGGACAAGGTGAAATTCACTGTTCAAACAAAG AGCTGCCTCCCTGACTTCGCCCAGACCGAGTTCTCAGTCGTGCGGCAGCACGAGGAGTTCATCTGGCTGCATGATGCCTATGTGGAGAACGAGGAGTACGCCGGCCTCATC ATCCCCCCAGCCCCTCCGAGGCCAGACTTTGAGGCTTCGAGGGAAAAGCTACAGAAATTGGGCGAGGGGGACAGCTCTGTCACTCGGGAAGAGTTTGCCAAGATGAAGCAGGAGCTGGAAGC GGAGTACCTGGCCATCTTTAAGAAGACAGTTGCGATGCACGAAGTCTTTCTGCAGCGCCTGGCGGCCCACCCCACCCTGCGTCGAGACCacaacttctttgtgtttttggaATATGGACAGGAT CTGAGTGTCCGGGGGAAGAACAGGAAGGAGCTCCTCGGAGGGTTTCTGAGGAATATTGTGAAGTCCGCGGATGAAGCCCTCATCACGGGCATGTCAGGGCTCAAG GAGGTGGATGACTTCTTTGAGCATGAGAGGACCTTCCTGTTGGAGTATCACACCCGTATCCGAGATGCCTGCCTGCGGGCCGACCGCGTCATGCGCGCCCACAAGT GCCTGGCAGACGATTATATCCCTATCTCAGCTGCACTGAGCAGTCTGGGAACACAGGAAGTCAACCAGCTAAGGAC GAGCTTCCTCAAATTGGCAGAGCTCTTTGAACGGCTGAGG AAGCTGGAGGGCCGGGTGGCTTCCGATGAGGACCTGAAGCTGTCGGACATGCTGAGGTATTACATGCGTGACTCACAGGCAGCCAAG GACCTGCTGTACCGGCGGCTGCGGGCACTGGCCGACTACGAGAATGCCAACAAGGCGCTGGACAAGGCACGCACCAGGAACCGGGAGGTGCGGCCCGCCGAGAGCCACCAGCAGCTGTGCTGCCAACGCTTCGAGCGCCTCTCCGACTCCGCCAAGCAAG AGCTCATGGACTTCAAGTCCCGCCGGGTCTCCTCTTTTCGAAAGAATCTCATTGAGCTGGCAGAGCTGGAGCTCAAACACGCCAAG GCCAGCACCCTGATTCTCCGGAACACCCTTGTTGCCCTAAAGGGGGAGCCTTAG
- the SNX32 gene encoding sorting nexin-32 isoform X2 encodes METYAEAGKEGKPSCASVDLQGDSSLQVEISDAVSERDKVKFTVQTKSCLPDFAQTEFSVVRQHEEFIWLHDAYVENEEYAGLIIPPAPPRPDFEASREKLQKLGEGDSSVTREEFAKMKQELEAEYLAIFKKTVAMHEVFLQRLAAHPTLRRDHNFFVFLEYGQDLSVRGKNRKELLGGFLRNIVKSADEALITGMSGLKEVDDFFEHERTFLLEYHTRIRDACLRADRVMRAHKCLADDYIPISAALSSLGTQEVNQLRTSFLKLAELFERLRKLEGRVASDEDLKLSDMLRYYMRDSQAAKDLLYRRLRALADYENANKALDKARTRNREVRPAESHQQLCCQRFERLSDSAKQELMDFKSRRVSSFRKNLIELAELELKHAKLKGPPGTLSAKAV; translated from the exons CCTTCCTGTGCATCGGTGGATCTGCAGGGAGACAGCTCCttacaggtggagatttctgACGCAGTGAGTGAGCGGGACAAGGTGAAATTCACTGTTCAAACAAAG AGCTGCCTCCCTGACTTCGCCCAGACCGAGTTCTCAGTCGTGCGGCAGCACGAGGAGTTCATCTGGCTGCATGATGCCTATGTGGAGAACGAGGAGTACGCCGGCCTCATC ATCCCCCCAGCCCCTCCGAGGCCAGACTTTGAGGCTTCGAGGGAAAAGCTACAGAAATTGGGCGAGGGGGACAGCTCTGTCACTCGGGAAGAGTTTGCCAAGATGAAGCAGGAGCTGGAAGC GGAGTACCTGGCCATCTTTAAGAAGACAGTTGCGATGCACGAAGTCTTTCTGCAGCGCCTGGCGGCCCACCCCACCCTGCGTCGAGACCacaacttctttgtgtttttggaATATGGACAGGAT CTGAGTGTCCGGGGGAAGAACAGGAAGGAGCTCCTCGGAGGGTTTCTGAGGAATATTGTGAAGTCCGCGGATGAAGCCCTCATCACGGGCATGTCAGGGCTCAAG GAGGTGGATGACTTCTTTGAGCATGAGAGGACCTTCCTGTTGGAGTATCACACCCGTATCCGAGATGCCTGCCTGCGGGCCGACCGCGTCATGCGCGCCCACAAGT GCCTGGCAGACGATTATATCCCTATCTCAGCTGCACTGAGCAGTCTGGGAACACAGGAAGTCAACCAGCTAAGGAC GAGCTTCCTCAAATTGGCAGAGCTCTTTGAACGGCTGAGG AAGCTGGAGGGCCGGGTGGCTTCCGATGAGGACCTGAAGCTGTCGGACATGCTGAGGTATTACATGCGTGACTCACAGGCAGCCAAG GACCTGCTGTACCGGCGGCTGCGGGCACTGGCCGACTACGAGAATGCCAACAAGGCGCTGGACAAGGCACGCACCAGGAACCGGGAGGTGCGGCCCGCCGAGAGCCACCAGCAGCTGTGCTGCCAACGCTTCGAGCGCCTCTCCGACTCCGCCAAGCAAG AGCTCATGGACTTCAAGTCCCGCCGGGTCTCCTCTTTTCGAAAGAATCTCATTGAGCTGGCAGAGCTGGAGCTCAAACACGCCAAG CTCAAAGGTCCACCAGGCACACTTTCTGCCAAGGCAGTATGA
- the SNX32 gene encoding sorting nexin-32 isoform X3, with the protein METYAEAGKEGKPSCASVDLQGDSSLQVEISDASCLPDFAQTEFSVVRQHEEFIWLHDAYVENEEYAGLIIPPAPPRPDFEASREKLQKLGEGDSSVTREEFAKMKQELEAEYLAIFKKTVAMHEVFLQRLAAHPTLRRDHNFFVFLEYGQDLSVRGKNRKELLGGFLRNIVKSADEALITGMSGLKEVDDFFEHERTFLLEYHTRIRDACLRADRVMRAHKCLADDYIPISAALSSLGTQEVNQLRTSFLKLAELFERLRKLEGRVASDEDLKLSDMLRYYMRDSQAAKDLLYRRLRALADYENANKALDKARTRNREVRPAESHQQLCCQRFERLSDSAKQELMDFKSRRVSSFRKNLIELAELELKHAKASTLILRNTLVALKGEP; encoded by the exons CCTTCCTGTGCATCGGTGGATCTGCAGGGAGACAGCTCCttacaggtggagatttctgACGCA AGCTGCCTCCCTGACTTCGCCCAGACCGAGTTCTCAGTCGTGCGGCAGCACGAGGAGTTCATCTGGCTGCATGATGCCTATGTGGAGAACGAGGAGTACGCCGGCCTCATC ATCCCCCCAGCCCCTCCGAGGCCAGACTTTGAGGCTTCGAGGGAAAAGCTACAGAAATTGGGCGAGGGGGACAGCTCTGTCACTCGGGAAGAGTTTGCCAAGATGAAGCAGGAGCTGGAAGC GGAGTACCTGGCCATCTTTAAGAAGACAGTTGCGATGCACGAAGTCTTTCTGCAGCGCCTGGCGGCCCACCCCACCCTGCGTCGAGACCacaacttctttgtgtttttggaATATGGACAGGAT CTGAGTGTCCGGGGGAAGAACAGGAAGGAGCTCCTCGGAGGGTTTCTGAGGAATATTGTGAAGTCCGCGGATGAAGCCCTCATCACGGGCATGTCAGGGCTCAAG GAGGTGGATGACTTCTTTGAGCATGAGAGGACCTTCCTGTTGGAGTATCACACCCGTATCCGAGATGCCTGCCTGCGGGCCGACCGCGTCATGCGCGCCCACAAGT GCCTGGCAGACGATTATATCCCTATCTCAGCTGCACTGAGCAGTCTGGGAACACAGGAAGTCAACCAGCTAAGGAC GAGCTTCCTCAAATTGGCAGAGCTCTTTGAACGGCTGAGG AAGCTGGAGGGCCGGGTGGCTTCCGATGAGGACCTGAAGCTGTCGGACATGCTGAGGTATTACATGCGTGACTCACAGGCAGCCAAG GACCTGCTGTACCGGCGGCTGCGGGCACTGGCCGACTACGAGAATGCCAACAAGGCGCTGGACAAGGCACGCACCAGGAACCGGGAGGTGCGGCCCGCCGAGAGCCACCAGCAGCTGTGCTGCCAACGCTTCGAGCGCCTCTCCGACTCCGCCAAGCAAG AGCTCATGGACTTCAAGTCCCGCCGGGTCTCCTCTTTTCGAAAGAATCTCATTGAGCTGGCAGAGCTGGAGCTCAAACACGCCAAG GCCAGCACCCTGATTCTCCGGAACACCCTTGTTGCCCTAAAGGGGGAGCCTTAG
- the CFL1 gene encoding cofilin-1 isoform X2 — protein MASGVAVSDGVIKVFNDMKVRKSSTPEEVKKRKKAVLFCLSEDKKNIILEEGKEILVGDVGQTVDDPYATFVKMLPDKDCRYALYDATYETKESKKEDLVFIFWAPESAPLKSKMIYASSKDAIKKKLTGIKHELQANCYEEVKDRCTLAEKLGGSAVISLEGKPL, from the exons ATG GCCTCCGGTGTGGCTGTCTCTGATGGTGTCATCAAGGTGTTCAACGACATGAAGGTGCGTAAGTCTTCAACGCCAGAGGAGGTGAAGAAGCGCAAGAAGGCGGTGCTCTTCTGCCTGAGTGAGGACAAGAAGAACATCATCCTGGAGGAGGGCAAGGAGATCCTGGTGGGCGATGTGGGCCAGACTGTCGACGACCCCTACGCCACCTTTGTCAAGATGCTGCCAGATAAGGACTGCCGCTATGCCCTCTATGATGCAACCTATGAGACCAAGGAGAGCAAGAAGGAGGACCTGGTGTTTATCTTCTG GGCCCCCGAGTCTGCGCCCCTTAAGAGCAAAATGATTTATGCCAGCTCCAAGGACGCCATCAAGAAGAAGCTGACAG GGATCAAGCATGAATTGCAAGCAAACTGCTACGAGGAGGTCAAGGACCGCTGCACCCTGGCAGAGAAGCTGGGGGGCAGTGCCGTCATCTCCCTGGAGGGCAAGCCTTTGTGA
- the CFL1 gene encoding cofilin-1 isoform X1, producing the protein MRVRARGRRGGPVWTSLALRLGSPPPPAGAPARTPAAGGGVRGARWGAPRGTAGVAPFFLGARSRLEHAASKPGPGAARKKRARGLGARAPPKAVPVCASPSLGSRASGVAVSDGVIKVFNDMKVRKSSTPEEVKKRKKAVLFCLSEDKKNIILEEGKEILVGDVGQTVDDPYATFVKMLPDKDCRYALYDATYETKESKKEDLVFIFWAPESAPLKSKMIYASSKDAIKKKLTGIKHELQANCYEEVKDRCTLAEKLGGSAVISLEGKPL; encoded by the exons ATGCGCGTGCGCGCCCGTGGGCGCCGGGGAGGGCCGGTCTGGACGTCGCTCGCGCTCCGCCtgggctcccctcccccacccgctGGTGCGCCCGCGCGGACACCGGCCGCGGGGGGAGGGGTTCGGGGCGCGCGCTGGGGCGCCCCTCGCGGAACGGCCGGCGTCGCGCCTTTCTTCTTAGGGGCGCGCTCTCGACTGGAGCACGCGGCGTCCAAACCCGGCCCGGGGGCGGCGAGGAAAAAGCGCGCGAGAGGTCTCGGCGCGCGCGCCCCACCCAAGGCTGTTCCTGTCTGCGCGTCACCCTCCCTCGGCAGCCGG GCCTCCGGTGTGGCTGTCTCTGATGGTGTCATCAAGGTGTTCAACGACATGAAGGTGCGTAAGTCTTCAACGCCAGAGGAGGTGAAGAAGCGCAAGAAGGCGGTGCTCTTCTGCCTGAGTGAGGACAAGAAGAACATCATCCTGGAGGAGGGCAAGGAGATCCTGGTGGGCGATGTGGGCCAGACTGTCGACGACCCCTACGCCACCTTTGTCAAGATGCTGCCAGATAAGGACTGCCGCTATGCCCTCTATGATGCAACCTATGAGACCAAGGAGAGCAAGAAGGAGGACCTGGTGTTTATCTTCTG GGCCCCCGAGTCTGCGCCCCTTAAGAGCAAAATGATTTATGCCAGCTCCAAGGACGCCATCAAGAAGAAGCTGACAG GGATCAAGCATGAATTGCAAGCAAACTGCTACGAGGAGGTCAAGGACCGCTGCACCCTGGCAGAGAAGCTGGGGGGCAGTGCCGTCATCTCCCTGGAGGGCAAGCCTTTGTGA
- the CFL1 gene encoding cofilin-1 isoform X3, with product MKVRKSSTPEEVKKRKKAVLFCLSEDKKNIILEEGKEILVGDVGQTVDDPYATFVKMLPDKDCRYALYDATYETKESKKEDLVFIFWAPESAPLKSKMIYASSKDAIKKKLTGIKHELQANCYEEVKDRCTLAEKLGGSAVISLEGKPL from the exons ATGAAGGTGCGTAAGTCTTCAACGCCAGAGGAGGTGAAGAAGCGCAAGAAGGCGGTGCTCTTCTGCCTGAGTGAGGACAAGAAGAACATCATCCTGGAGGAGGGCAAGGAGATCCTGGTGGGCGATGTGGGCCAGACTGTCGACGACCCCTACGCCACCTTTGTCAAGATGCTGCCAGATAAGGACTGCCGCTATGCCCTCTATGATGCAACCTATGAGACCAAGGAGAGCAAGAAGGAGGACCTGGTGTTTATCTTCTG GGCCCCCGAGTCTGCGCCCCTTAAGAGCAAAATGATTTATGCCAGCTCCAAGGACGCCATCAAGAAGAAGCTGACAG GGATCAAGCATGAATTGCAAGCAAACTGCTACGAGGAGGTCAAGGACCGCTGCACCCTGGCAGAGAAGCTGGGGGGCAGTGCCGTCATCTCCCTGGAGGGCAAGCCTTTGTGA